One segment of Nostoc piscinale CENA21 DNA contains the following:
- a CDS encoding helix-turn-helix domain-containing protein — protein MKITLRLKELRTAHGHTQKFMANYLEMTETNYRRAEYNQLGSVKIRDLEKLCELFQCGVGDILHLEAE, from the coding sequence ATGAAGATTACACTGCGATTGAAGGAACTGCGTACAGCACACGGTCACACCCAGAAATTCATGGCTAATTATCTCGAAATGACAGAGACAAACTATAGAAGGGCAGAATACAACCAGCTTGGTTCAGTTAAAATCCGTGACCTAGAAAAGCTATGTGAGCTATTCCAATGTGGTGTAGGTGATATTCTGCATTTAGAGGCTGAGTGA
- a CDS encoding phage antirepressor KilAC domain-containing protein — protein MNSLSRSAQFSQTLANQIYESTEQFPVSFDSAWVWLGYSTKGNAKRNFENAGFIENVDYMVFITTDKNPSGGRPSEEIMLTAECLKQWGMMAGTEQGKQVRLYFLECERIAKAATSRPASPTLPSNYIEALESLLSSEKEKLALAAQVQEQNEQIAVLAPKAETLDILTECAEKTFDLSSASKVMNFSELGQKRLFQLLRDERILQLSNLPYQHYIESNYFVVRETHSWDGRHIHLQPRLTQKGLNWLVQKLIKLGYTQREIA, from the coding sequence ATGAATAGTTTATCACGTTCCGCACAATTTTCTCAGACATTAGCAAATCAAATATATGAATCTACCGAGCAATTCCCAGTAAGCTTCGATAGTGCTTGGGTGTGGCTTGGATACTCCACTAAAGGCAATGCTAAACGGAATTTTGAGAATGCTGGGTTTATTGAAAATGTAGACTATATGGTTTTTATCACTACTGATAAAAACCCTTCTGGTGGTCGTCCATCAGAAGAAATAATGCTCACAGCCGAGTGCTTGAAGCAGTGGGGCATGATGGCCGGTACTGAGCAGGGCAAACAGGTACGTCTGTACTTCTTAGAGTGCGAACGCATAGCTAAAGCTGCAACATCACGTCCAGCCAGCCCTACCCTCCCCAGCAACTATATAGAAGCTCTCGAATCATTACTAAGTAGTGAGAAAGAAAAGCTTGCATTAGCTGCCCAGGTGCAAGAGCAAAATGAACAGATAGCTGTACTAGCTCCCAAGGCAGAAACTTTAGATATTCTCACCGAATGCGCCGAAAAAACCTTTGACTTAAGCTCTGCTTCCAAGGTTATGAACTTCTCAGAATTAGGTCAGAAGCGTCTATTTCAGTTGTTACGTGACGAAAGAATCCTCCAATTGTCAAACTTGCCATACCAACACTATATAGAGTCAAATTATTTCGTTGTGCGCGAGACTCACAGTTGGGATGGTAGACACATTCACCTGCAACCACGCCTCACCCAAAAAGGATTGAATTGGTTGGTTCAAAAGTTAATCAAGTTGGGTTACACACAGCGGGAGATTGCGTAA
- a CDS encoding ribbon-helix-helix protein, CopG family yields MKNNKSVYVPFRAEKQLIDDLDLVRASLGMNRSAAIREAIDMYLRFMRAVDIYEIPKLPQTTTTEEN; encoded by the coding sequence ATGAAAAACAATAAAAGTGTGTACGTCCCATTCCGCGCGGAAAAGCAATTAATAGATGATTTGGATCTAGTGAGAGCGAGCTTAGGTATGAATCGCAGCGCCGCTATTCGTGAAGCAATTGATATGTATTTACGCTTCATGCGTGCAGTAGATATTTATGAAATTCCAAAATTACCACAAACTACAACCACCGAGGAGAATTAA